Genomic DNA from Haloplanus sp. HW8-1:
GGGTTCTGCTGGAGACCACCGTACCCCTGGCCACGGCACGTGATCGCGTACGACGAGGAGCGCGTGTACTCGTCGGGCACGATCCGCGAGGCGAGCGTCGACGAGTGGAAGGCCGATTCGGAATATCGGTTCGTTCTCAGGCGACGCGTGACCGTCTCGCCGTGACGAACTACCGGTGCCCCGACGACAACTAAGGCGGAGGGACTCAACGACCGATGCGAGGCCGTCCTTTCCCCAACTTCACCAGCGCACTCCGGTGTTGACCAACCGGCCCCGCAGCAGCCGAATCCCAACATGTCGGTGCGCATACGACGTTTTCACCCGAAATCGATCGGTCGGCCAATGTTCGAGGCGGTTTCGTCTCTCGGACCTCTCGGAAGAACGACTGGTGAGTACCATTATATGGGTCCGAAATGTTACTTTACCCATGTTTCCGGGAGCGGGGTATCCGTTCCGGTCCGAGAGCTATGAGCCAATCAGCGACTGACGACACGGCTGTGACCGAATCGTCCGTCAGCGGGAGCGTTCGGCAAAACTGGTCGCTGATCCTGCTGTTCACCGTCCTGTCCACCGTCGGTATCGCCCTCTCGACGGGTCACTTGAACCTTGGAGTCGTCGACACCAAGGACACAGCAGCCGGGGCTGTCGCCGTTCCGACGTACGTCTACCTGTACTCGTCGCTGGGTGCGCTTGGCTACATCTTCACGAAGCTCATGTCCCACTTGGAGTACTACGACGAGGCCTCCGAACTCGACCGCCTCATTCAACTGGCACTCCGCATTCCCGTCGCGTGGGTTCTCGGCTCCGGGACGTATCTGCTCTCGACCGTTATGCTCCCAGCGTCGGCCCCCAGTTCGGCCCGGTTCACGGCTGGCGTCGCGTTTCTTGTCGGGCTCTACGTGAACGTCACGATGAAATCCCTCGGCAGCCTCGCCGACCGGCTCCTGGGTCGGGGGAAGACATCCTGACGGCGACCTCAGGTCGTGCCATCGGGGCAGAACCTGGCACCTGGCATACAGAATTAAATAGGTTGGTAACAACTAACAAGTGACAAATATGGACGCTCCACCCCCGACTGTCCAGAAGACCGAACCAACCTCGTCGGCCCGTCTCGTTCAAGACCGCCTCGGCCCAGACCGAAACCCCTGATATGAGTTCGATAAACCTCTGGGATTTCATTCACATCCCGTTCGACGCCGTCCGATACGGCTACCGGCAGTTCCGGAAGGCACTGTTCACGGCACCACGGCCGTCTGGAGAGTACCTCGTCGTGGATCAGTCCGTCTCGGAGATCGAAGCGGAGCTGGGTGGGTACAGTTTCGCGCCCAACTGGGAGTTCTCCTACTACGAGCGCGGCGAGGTCCTGAACCTCGCCCGGGTCATCTACGAACGTAATACGGTCGACGGGACGAGGTACGACTGGTGGCAGACGCACCTTCGTGGCTGGCGCAACGACTCGGGGCGGATCGAACTCCACGCCCACTGGGAACTCGAACCCACCGAGAACGGCAACGCCCACATCGACGGCACCGGATTCGACTTCGACCGTGGCATGACCACATTACAGTCGTTCCTCGAGGAAGCCGGAATCGAGTACGAGCGAACGACCATCGAAACTGGGGAGTCCCACGAGTGACGGTCCCGGCCACACCTTCGACGTTGCCAACCCTTCGGTCGCCTGTACCGGTTCCGGGTAGCGAAGGGACGCATCGCCGAGGGAGACCGTCCACACTGTCTCCAGTCAGCATAGAGACGTGAGGTGATCGAGATGGACAGAACATCCTCGAAAACGGGAGGGAAACGAACAGGGCGACCAAGAGACGGTCGGCCGGTATGGGGCCAAATCGGGGATCACGATGGTCGCTGACAGCTACGATGCCGTGGTGGTTGGCGCGGGGGGTGATGGCCCGGTGGCGGCCTGGAAGTTGGCCGAGGTGGGATTGTCGGTACTGATCCTGGAGGCAGGCCCCTTCCACGGCAACGAGAAGTGGCCAAACCCCCACGAGGAGCCCGGCGGTGAGGCCTCCGCCAGCGTCGAGGATCTGAGCGGCGACCTCCTCGACGAACAGTTCACCACCCGCGAGTTCGAGATGCTGAACGAACTGCTGTTCGGGCCGGCCGACCACGAGCGGGGGTTCTGGTTCCGGAAATTTCCGGGTGACGGGGCGATCCTCCAGTGTGCCGGTGTCGGCGGCACCACGCTGCACTACCTCGGCAACCACCCCCGTGCGTACCCGGCGTCGATCGACGAGCAGGGCCACTGGCCCATCGACTACGCCGACCTCATCCCCTACTACAAAGAGGTCGAAGCGATGTGCGATGTCGCTCCCGCGCCCCAGACCGCCAAAGAGGAACTGTTCGTCCGCGGGGCCGAGGCGGCGGGGTGGGACCTGCTCGACGACAGGAACGTAACCGAACCCGGCTACCGTCCCCAGCCCAACGCGATCAAGCAACCCGACGAGCGCCTCCACGTCGACGCCGACTACGACGGCGACTTCACCTCCCCCGACATCAAGGGCGACACCCTCGCACTCGGCAACATCACGGGTAACCCCCACCCGCGGGGCGCACCGTTCGAGGAGAAGGCCAAACGCGCGAGCAACGTCAGCTTCGTTCCGCCAGCTCTCGAGACGGGTAATGTGACCGTTCGGCCCAACGCTTTCGTGACCGATGTCACGACCGAGACTGCCCTCGGCGACTCCCCGACCGTGACCGGCGTCGAGTTCCGCGACACGTGGTCGGGGGCCGAGGAGTCGGTGTCGGCCGATGTGGTCGTCCTCGCGGCAGGGGCGGTCGAGACGCCGCGGCTCTGGCTCAACTCCGACCTCCCGGCGAACGACTGGGTCGGCCGCGGGATGACAATCCACCTCCCGGACAGCGTGATGGGTCTGTGGGACGACGACGACCTAGAGGAGTCCATCGGCAAGCCGACCGTCGACCAGCATCACGGACAGGACAGCGCTGTCCGGTTCGACTATCCCGGCGTCGGCATGTTCCAGCCGATAACCGCAGGCCCGGGCATCGGGGCGTTTCTGGGTTTCGGCGCCAGCGCCTCGGGGTTCGCCTTCCAGAACGATCCCGCCGAGGCCCCCTGGGACACGATGGGGCGCCTGGCCGGGCGGGAACTCAAAGAAATCCTCGCCGACTATCGACGGATGCTCCCGCTGTTCATCCTGACGGACGATCGGCCCCACAAGCGCAACGGCATCTCAGTCGCACCCGGGATCGCGGACGAACACGGACCGGTCGCCCAGGTCAACTTCGAGCCGAGCGAGGGCGACCGGCTGCGGCGGGACGACCTCGCCGAGATTGCCGCCGAGATCCTCCGGGAGGCAGGCGCCTCCTACGTCCACCGCTCGGACTCCCCCCCGACGGCGATCCACATCCAGAGCACGATGGCGATGGGGAAGGTCGTCGACGAGGCCTGCGAGGCCTACGACGTCGACCGGCTGTTCGTCGCCGACCATTCGGCGCTCGCCAACGGGATCGGCGGGCCGAACCCGACGAACACGGGCCAAGCGCTCGCCGCCCGGACGGGGGAGAGGATCGTGGAACGATACTTCTGACCTATCGCCGTCGCGTGAGCAGTCCCCACGCGAGTCGCGGCAGGTAGGGAACCACGGTGAGGGAGGTGAACCCGAGTTGCTTCGCGATCTTCAGTATGGGCGGATAGACCCGGTGTTCTTCGATCATACCGTCAGCGACCTCGATCTGTCCCATATACCGAACCTCGACCCGCCGTCCGGTCGGCGGGACTCCGAAGAACGTCCCCTCGTGAGTCATCCTCAATCGCCCGTCGTACATCACCGCGTCGTCCTCGGAGAGCATCCTGTGGACCGTCACCTGAAAGTCGGGGAAGCCCGCCACGACGCCCCGGATGAACGTCTCTAAGCCGTCGCGGCCGTGGATTTCGTCCCAGGTCCCGGAGACGTCCGCCGCGAGTGCTGCCGGATCGTACATCACGAACGACTCAGAGACCAGAGACCGGATCTCGTCGTATCCGCGCTCGTTCCAGACGGACTCCAGGTAGTCGCGTGCGACACGTTCGGATTCGGATGGCGCGTGTTCCATGCCTCGTCCCGATCGACGACGGCCGGTCAGATAGCTGTACATGTGGTCTGTCGGACCTATTTTTATCACGTCACCGTAGCCCGCGTATAGAGTACTTCGTCACGGGCGCGACGGGGTTCATCAGGACTCACCTCGTCGAGCAACTGGTGTCCGAGGGCCACGACATCGTGGCGTTGACGCGTCCCGATCGAACGCGGCTCACCTCCCGGAGACCGTGACGGTCGTCGAGGGTGACCTCACGGACAAGGAGAGCATGCGCGGGGCGATGGAGGGCGTCGACGGCGTGTTCCACGCCGGCGCCTGGTTCTACGTTGGCCCGGGTGCGGAGCAAGCCGAGGTAGCTCGGCGCGTGAACGTCGAGGGGAGCCGCAACGTCTTCGAGCTGATGGACGAACTCGACGTTCCGAAGGGTGTCTACACCAGCACGGTCGGCGTTCACCCGGGCACGAGCGGGGCGCGCTCGCCCCGTCCGGGCGACGACCGTCCGTTCTCGCCGACACCGGCGGCAGCTTTACCTCCCGCCCCGTCGTCGTGCCGACATGGTCACAGGGGGGACCACGCGATACACGCCCCACGCACTCGTGTCGGCGGTCGTGTTCGAGTACATGCACATCGCGGACGAACTGGCCGGGAACTGGGCCCCCTTCGAGCCGTTCAACGACCCGCTGGTGGCCACGGTCGGCGTGGGGGTCTTCACGCTCGTCGCGCTCGCGGGGCTGTGGGGCGTCGCCGCCGACCGTCGTGTTGGGTACGCCCTCGCCGCCGGATTCGGCCTCTTCTTCCTGGTCGTGGAGTGTTGGCACTACGTCGATCCGGCGAACATGACCGCTCTCCGGTGGATCGTCCTGTGGCTCGCGCAGGGCTCGGGCGCGGGCGTCGGCATCCTCGGTGTGATCCACCTCCGGGGCGGGGATACCGAGGCGTCTCACTCGGGGTAGACCCCGTCGGGCGACGGGACCGCCCAGAGGTTCGCCGCGATCTCGAGGAGTACGCCGTCGAGTTCCTCACGCATATCGAGGTACCAGAACTTGAGCCCCTCGAAGCGCCCGCTCTGGACGACTTGGATGCCCGCGTCCTCGTAGCGCTCGACGGCGGCGCGCGGGTCGTCGAAGGCGAAGCAGCCGATGTGGTGGATGCCCGTGCCGCCGGCGTCGAGGTGTTCCGTGTACGTACTCGGCCCGTCGAGCGGTTCGATCAACTCGACGTTCAGCCCTGGGACCCCCGGGTTCGGGAACGACGACAGCACCTCGCCGCCGTCCGATCCGGGTCGCAGTCCGAGCCGGTCGCGCAACGCCGTGAGCCAGCCAACGACCCGCTGTAGCGTCCCCCCGGAGACGACCGTCGTCGTCAGGTCGACCGGTCCGCCGACGTCCGTCACCGCCACCCGCATCGAGTACTCCGCCGGCTCCCCGCGGTAGGTCGCGTCGGTCAGGCGCGGTGGCTCGTAGCGGTACGTAACCCACGGCTCCATCCCGAAGAGGGCCCCGAACCGGCGCATGCTCTCTTCAAGGTCATCGACGACGAACGCGACGTGGGAGACCTCCGGGAGCGCCACATCCACCTGCGGAATCGCGCTGTCGGTCATGGGAGTAGCTTCGGCGGAGCCGAAAAATAACTCGGGGGGTCACGCCTCGCTGATCGGTTCGTCGCGGGCGTTCATGACGTAGTAGAGACACAGCCGCTCGTCGCCGGCCTCCGTCTCGGCGTGGAGGTGGCCCAGCGAGCCCTCTTCGGGGGACGGGAGGAGCTGAGTCTCGGTCTGGCAGTACTTCCCGATCATAAACTCCGTCTCGATCTGGCGGATCTCGTCGTGCCAGTTCGAGAAGTCGAACATCTCCATGCGGTCCTCGTCGAAGTCGAGGCGGACATCGCCGCCCGCCGTGTCGAGCACCTCGTACTTCCCGTCGACGCCGTGCTCGGTCCGCTCGAACTGGAACTCGAAGAGCGGGTCCGACAGCCCGGCGTTCGAGACGAGCTGTACGTCCCACGCCCCGTCGAGCGCTTCGGGATCGGGGACCGAGCCCTGATTCCAGAGCACGGCGTGGTCGGCCGGGGCGAGAAAGTCGAAGCCGTACCGGCGCGTCAGCCCGAACGTCAGCGTCTCGATCCCGTACGGGAACCGGCCGAGGTAGGCCTTGCCGACGACCAGGTCGTCGGTCACCGGGAGCAGGAGGTCGTAGAACGGGCGATACACGAGGTCTGTGTACGTGAGCAGGGCGTACGGCCGGCCGTTATGCTCGACTTCGCGGAGCCGGTTGTGTCCCACGACCACCTCGTCCGCGTCGGTGGTCTCGCCGACCAGCGAGCCGTTCTCCCACCAGAAGCGCTTGTGGAACCCCGCGGGGAGCGGGGCGAACTGGTTCAGGTACGTGAAGGTGTGGTCGGTCGGGAAGAACCCCCGCCAGTGTTCGTCGTTCGCCACCTCCCGTTCGTCGACGGCGACCTCCCTCCCCCCCTCGTTGACCAGCGTCTTCATCGGGCCGGGATCGGCGTCGTGGAAGAGCTCGTCGAGTTCCGCGCGGGTGCTGTTCCTCGGATCGGTCTCGAACGTGTCGATGGATGCACTCATGCCGTGACACCGCCCCGCACAGGCCGCTTCCGACGGCTCCCCCACCGGCGACCGCGGAGGATCGTGCCCCTCTACGGTCACCGGTACCGCTCCCCGATGTTGAGCCCCAACCGCATCCAGAGCGGATAGGACGCGAACAACACTACGGCGAGGACATCGGTTCCCGGTTGCCGGGACAGTTCCGTGTCGAGCCCCGAGTTCAACATCCAGTCCGAGCCGCTCATCCACCCTCCCAACCACCACGGGAGGACATCGAGGTACAGCAGCGTGCTCACGACGACGAACACGGCGACGACGCCCGCCGCGAGTCGATTGCGACGCGACCGAGCGTCAATGTACCGGTCGATGGTAACGCCGATGAGCACGAGCGCGGGAGGATCCAACAGGAAGCTCATAGCCTATGCGCAGTGTTCACAATACACGCAGCATTGAAATAGGTTCCCCACCCTCGATAGCCGCCCGCTACCGGCCGTATCGTGATCGATCCTCGTATCGCAGTAACATTTTTTAAACATTAGTGTAACTCGGTCATATGGTAACCGATGGCGTGATACGGCGGCCCATACAATGGCTGGCGTTCGCGTGGCGGGGCCTGCAGTCCGTCGGCGGGTGGGTTCTCGAGGCGTTGGGGATCGGCCCGGATGTCGACCCGCACACGAGGGTGACGTTCCGGGCCATTGTGGACGCGGTGGTCCCCGAGACCCCCGAGCTGGCCGATGAGTTGGGGCCCGAGTACGCTCCCGGGGGACTGGCCATCGGTCTCGACGAGTTCGCCATCACCTACATCGACGACGGCTTCCAGTTCGGACTCCCCGATCTCGGCCCCCAGGGGAACATCGAACTGGCCGATCCGATCGCGCACACGCTCGACGCGGCGGCGTTGAAGCTACTGGAGCAGGGAGACAACGAGGCTGACCCCAGCACGGACCGGGCGCTGTCGCTGCTCGGCCCGGACGACCCGCCGCCGGATGAGGCAAGAAGCGCCGTGGGACCGTTCGCGGAGCTATCCCGGGAGGACCGGCTCCGCGCCATCGCCATCCTCGACGAGTTCGAGATCAAGGTGACGCCGACGGACCACGACCTGTTCGAGATGGACGCCGGTCTCGTCGGCCAACTCGTTATCGGGTTCGTGGAGATGATCTACTACAGCGAGTGGGAGGGGTACGACGACTTCACCGAGCCGCCCAGTGAGCGGGTCCACCCGAACGATCCGAGGGCGGTCCAGAGCTGGCGACAGACCGGCTTCCCGGGGTTCGCGAACGGGTACGCGGCGCTGCGTGGCTACGTCGGCGCGGACGATAGCCCCCTCGGCGAGGGCGAGGAGTGGACGACCGTCGACGAGGGGTCGGGGGTTCGGATCGTCCACGGGTCGGGTTCGTTCCGGGAGAACGACTACGACACGAGCGACTACGAGGAACCCTTGCCCGTGGAGGACTGAGATGGTCGCTGACAGCTACGACGCCGTGGTGGTTGGCGCGGGGGGTGATGGCCCGGTGGCGGCTTGGAAGTTGGCCGAGGTGGGATTGTCGGTACTGATCCTGGAGGCAGGCCCCTTCCACGGCAACGAGAAGTGGCCAAATCCCCACGAGGAGCCCGGCGGCGAGGCCTCCTCCAGCGTCGAGGATCTGAGCGGCGACCTCCTCGACGAACAGTTCACCACCCGCGAGTTCGAGATGATCAACAACCTCGTCTTCGGGCCGGCCGACCACGAGCGGGGGTTCTGGTTCCGGAAGTTCCCGGGAGACGGGGCGATCCTCCAGTGTGCCGGTGTCGGCGGCACCACGCTGCACTACACCGGCTGTCATCCTCGTGCGTACCCGGCGTCGATCGACGAGCAGGGCCACTGGCCCATCGACTACGCCGACCTCATCCCCTACTACAAAGAGGTCGAAGCGATGTGCGAGGTGACCCCCGCGCCCGTCACGGCGAAAGAGCAACTGTTCTTCCGGGGTGCCGAGGCCGCGGGGTGGGAGCTGATCGAGGACCTGAACGTCACCGAGGCGGGCTACCGACCCCAGCCGAACGCGATCAGACAGCCGGACCCGAAACTCCACGTTGACGAGGGATACGCCGGCGACTTCACCTATCCCGATGTCGAGGGCGACACGCTCGCGCTCGGCAACATCGCCGGCAACCCTCACCCGCGGGGCGCACCGTTCGAGGAGAAGGCCAAACGCGCGAGCAACGTCAGCTTCGTTCCGCCAGCTCTCGAGACGGGTAATGTGACCGTTCGGCCCAACGCTTTCGTGACCGATGTCACGACCGAGACTGCCCTCGGCGACTCCCCGACCGTGACCGGCGTCGAGTTCCGCGACACGTGGTCCGGAACCACCGAAACCGTCGACGCCGAAGTCGTGATTCTTGCGGCGGGCGCGATCGAGACGCCGCGGCTCTGGCTCAACTCCGACCTCCCGGCGAACGACTGGGTCGGCCGCGGCCTGACCATCCACTTCGGGGACAACATCATGGGCCTGTGGGACGCCGACGACCTCACGGAGCCGCTGGGAAAGGAGACAATCGACCAGCACGAAGGCCAGGACATCGCGGCACGCTTCGATTATCCAGGTGTGGGTATGCTCCAGACCATCGGGACCGCGCCGGGGATTGGAGCGATTTTGGGCTTCGGCGCCAGCGCCTCGGGGTTCGCCTTCCAGAACGATCCCGCCGAGGCCCCCTGGGACACGATGGGGCGGCTCAGGGGTGCCGAACTGAAGCGTCTCCTCTCGGACTACCGTCGGATGCTCCAGGTGCTCGTCGTGACCGACGACCGCCCCCACAAGCGCAACGGCATCTCGGTCGCGCCCGGAATCGCGGACGAACACGGACCGATCCCGATCGTGAACTACGAGCCGAGCGAGGGCGACCGGCGCCGCCGGGACGAACTCGCCGAGATCGCCGCCGAGATTCTCCGAGAGGCCGGCGCTTCCCACGTCCACCGCTCGGACTCCCCGCCGACCGCTCTCCACGTCCACAGCACGATGCGGATGGGACAAGTCGTCGACGAGGCCTGCGAGGCCTACGACGTCGACCGGCTGTTCGTCGCCGACCATTCTGCGCTCGCCAACGGCGTCGGGGGCGCAAACCCGACCAACACGGGGCAGGCCCTCGCTGCCCGGACGGCCGACGAGATCAACAAACGGTACTTTCAGTGACTTCTCCCACGACTAAAGTCGTGGGGTCCCTCACTGAGGGTTAGGCCCACGTCGTCTGGAGAGTTCGCAGGTTCCATCTCACGGTTGGATCCCTGGAGTACGACCTGCGTTTCGGGCTGAGCCACACCAGCCCCCGCCATCGATAGCGGGCTCTGAATGTGCTTACCGACGGCTCGTTTGCCGATGTTCGACGCCCCGTTCTTGTCTGCGTTGTCGTCCAGTCCACAGTCGTGACACTCCAGACGCCCCTGCACCTCACGACTCGTGTTCTGCGACCCCCACCGCCAGCACGTCACGGACGTGTCGTACCCGGCTACTACAGCGCCCTCAACCACCACGGGCTGACCGAACAGGTCCCCCGGACGGTGTACGT
This window encodes:
- a CDS encoding GMC family oxidoreductase N-terminal domain-containing protein; protein product: MVADSYDAVVVGAGGDGPVAAWKLAEVGLSVLILEAGPFHGNEKWPNPHEEPGGEASSSVEDLSGDLLDEQFTTREFEMINNLVFGPADHERGFWFRKFPGDGAILQCAGVGGTTLHYTGCHPRAYPASIDEQGHWPIDYADLIPYYKEVEAMCEVTPAPVTAKEQLFFRGAEAAGWELIEDLNVTEAGYRPQPNAIRQPDPKLHVDEGYAGDFTYPDVEGDTLALGNIAGNPHPRGAPFEEKAKRASNVSFVPPALETGNVTVRPNAFVTDVTTETALGDSPTVTGVEFRDTWSGTTETVDAEVVILAAGAIETPRLWLNSDLPANDWVGRGLTIHFGDNIMGLWDADDLTEPLGKETIDQHEGQDIAARFDYPGVGMLQTIGTAPGIGAILGFGASASGFAFQNDPAEAPWDTMGRLRGAELKRLLSDYRRMLQVLVVTDDRPHKRNGISVAPGIADEHGPIPIVNYEPSEGDRRRRDELAEIAAEILREAGASHVHRSDSPPTALHVHSTMRMGQVVDEACEAYDVDRLFVADHSALANGVGGANPTNTGQALAARTADEINKRYFQ
- a CDS encoding VOC family protein, which codes for MTDSAIPQVDVALPEVSHVAFVVDDLEESMRRFGALFGMEPWVTYRYEPPRLTDATYRGEPAEYSMRVAVTDVGGPVDLTTTVVSGGTLQRVVGWLTALRDRLGLRPGSDGGEVLSSFPNPGVPGLNVELIEPLDGPSTYTEHLDAGGTGIHHIGCFAFDDPRAAVERYEDAGIQVVQSGRFEGLKFWYLDMREELDGVLLEIAANLWAVPSPDGVYPE
- a CDS encoding ester cyclase, which translates into the protein MEHAPSESERVARDYLESVWNERGYDEIRSLVSESFVMYDPAALAADVSGTWDEIHGRDGLETFIRGVVAGFPDFQVTVHRMLSEDDAVMYDGRLRMTHEGTFFGVPPTGRRVEVRYMGQIEVADGMIEEHRVYPPILKIAKQLGFTSLTVVPYLPRLAWGLLTRRR
- a CDS encoding GMC family oxidoreductase N-terminal domain-containing protein, with amino-acid sequence MVADSYDAVVVGAGGDGPVAAWKLAEVGLSVLILEAGPFHGNEKWPNPHEEPGGEASASVEDLSGDLLDEQFTTREFEMLNELLFGPADHERGFWFRKFPGDGAILQCAGVGGTTLHYLGNHPRAYPASIDEQGHWPIDYADLIPYYKEVEAMCDVAPAPQTAKEELFVRGAEAAGWDLLDDRNVTEPGYRPQPNAIKQPDERLHVDADYDGDFTSPDIKGDTLALGNITGNPHPRGAPFEEKAKRASNVSFVPPALETGNVTVRPNAFVTDVTTETALGDSPTVTGVEFRDTWSGAEESVSADVVVLAAGAVETPRLWLNSDLPANDWVGRGMTIHLPDSVMGLWDDDDLEESIGKPTVDQHHGQDSAVRFDYPGVGMFQPITAGPGIGAFLGFGASASGFAFQNDPAEAPWDTMGRLAGRELKEILADYRRMLPLFILTDDRPHKRNGISVAPGIADEHGPVAQVNFEPSEGDRLRRDDLAEIAAEILREAGASYVHRSDSPPTAIHIQSTMAMGKVVDEACEAYDVDRLFVADHSALANGIGGPNPTNTGQALAARTGERIVERYF